The proteins below come from a single Oncorhynchus keta strain PuntledgeMale-10-30-2019 unplaced genomic scaffold, Oket_V2 Un_contig_17566_pilon_pilon, whole genome shotgun sequence genomic window:
- the LOC118380766 gene encoding sodium-dependent neutral amino acid transporter B(0)AT1-like produces MNVDYVCYWNRFNDDIEFMIGHKPNLFWQITWRFVSPAIMLVIFVFYFITKVQETPMYKAWNPESDNFPTLEEKEYPTWIFAIIFILAGIPGLSVPLTAIYKCLRNRCCKKDNEFKQDDLNTIAKQVHLTDEATKNKPDIPETADGR; encoded by the exons ATGAATGTCGACTATGTATGTTATTGGAACAGGTTCAACGATGATATTGAGTTCATGATCGGCCACAAGCCCAACCTCTTCTGGCAGATCACATGGAGATTTGTCAGCCCCGCCATCATGCTTGTCATCTTTGTGTTCTACTTTATCACTAAAGTCCAAGAAACACCCATGTACAAAGCCTGGAATCCTGAATCG GACAACTTCCCTACATTGGAGGAGAAGGAATATCCAACCTGGATCTTTGCTATAATCTTCATCCTGGCAGGAATCCCAGGTCTTTCTGTACCTCTTACGGCTATTTACAAATGTTTGAGGAACCGCTGCTGCAAGAAGGATAATGAGTTTAAACAAGATGACTTAAACACTATTGCCAAGCAAGTTCACCTGACGGATGAGGCTACCAAGAACAAACCAGACATCCCAGAGACAGCAGATGGAAGATAG